A region of Plectropomus leopardus isolate mb chromosome 16, YSFRI_Pleo_2.0, whole genome shotgun sequence DNA encodes the following proteins:
- the myct1a gene encoding myc target protein 1 homolog, whose product MAENNTNLFLEILQSFDAVPLIIAFFVSMAVGLVLGALVYVLLTWMSRRRAGSASITRRPPRQSRTSPRNRPGFNRNSSYDRRSNNSLVSAAFSFHRQTSSPDHLDPLGHKSSFRASTFHPLLQCSQIAREAEEGSQTTLPRTPTLTTSTGSAQTAAQPAATPPRPESFWGNNGLRGFHATQTPPPAYESIIRAYQETCT is encoded by the exons ATGGCCGAGAACAACACAAATCTCTTTTTGGAAATACTTCAGTCTTTTGATGCTG TCCCTCTGATCATAGCTTTCTTTGTGTCCATGGCGGTGGGCCTGGTCTTGGGTGCCCTGGTTTATGTACTCTTGACCTGGATGTCCCGACGCAGAGCAGGCTCTGCCAGCATCACCCGCCGCCCTCCTCGCCAATCGCGCACGTCTCCCCGCAACCGTCCGGGCTTTAACCGCAACAGCAGCTACGACAGGCGCAGCAACAACAGTTTGGTCAGCGCTGCTTTCAGCTTCCACCGCCAAACTTCCTCCCCAGATCACCTCGACCCACTGGGGCACAAATCAAGCTTCAGGGCCTCCACCTTCCACCCTCTCCTCCAGTGCAGCCAAATTGCacgagaggcagaggaggggagCCAAACGACGCTTCCTCGTACGCCAACACTGACCACATCAACTGGATCGGCTCAAACAGCAGCCCAGCCAGCTGCCACCCCACCCAGACCTGAGTCATTTTGGGGGAACAATGGCCTGAGGGGTTTCCATGCAACACAGACCCCACCTCCAGCTTATGAGAGCATTATTAGAGCTTATCAGGAAACTTGCACCTGA